From one Salvia splendens isolate huo1 unplaced genomic scaffold, SspV2 ctg249, whole genome shotgun sequence genomic stretch:
- the LOC121789473 gene encoding uncharacterized protein LOC121789473 has translation MDLLNSSCCLGLSPNLQKLSPSRFLGRDILHICPTKLHYRHGGYTKALAGQNNVKKLRKRQKMQKEKQGVLDEIEGLDEDKMSSEINEAQASVLVPSRSSVLQACTFTSLSIAALGVLIRQVSHFVSGEGWPVLDCSEDITFSVESWHFGLIIGSVILVSSCRLLLLKIWPDFAESSKAANQQVLTSLEPLDYLVVAFLPGISEELLFRGALMPLFGVSWMSIFAVAALFGVLHLGSGRKYSFAVWATFVGVVYGYTTSFSSSIVVPMASHALNNLVGGISWRLSSDAD, from the exons ATGGATTTGCTCAACAGCAGCTGCTGCCTTGGGCTATCTCCTAATCTTCAAAAGCTGTCTCCTTCCCGATTCCTGG GTAGAGATATACTACATATTTGTCCCACCAAATTACACTAT AGACATGGAGGTTATACAAAAGCTTTGGCTGGTCAGAATAATGTCAAAAAGTTGAGAAAACGACAGAAAATGCAAAAAGAGAAGCAGGGAGTTTTAGATGAAATTGAAGGTCTAGATGAGGATAAGATGTCTTCTGAAATTAATGAAGCTCAAGCTTCAGTTTTGGTCCCATCAAGGAGTAGTGTGCTTCAAGCCTGCACTTTCACTTCTCTTTCCATAGCTGCTTTGGGGGTTTTAATTAGGCAG GTTTCTCATTTTGTGTCGGGAGAGGGATGGCCTGTTCTTGACTGTTCCGAGGATATAACTT TTAGTGTCGAGTCATGGCATTTCGGGTTGATTATAGGATCAGTAATTCTGGTATCATCATGTCGTCTCTTGCTACTGAAGATATGGCCAGATTTTGCAGAGTCTAGTAAAGCAGCTAATCAGCAG GTTCTTACTTCCTTGGAGCCTCTCGATTACTTGGTCGTAGCATTTTTACCTGGAATCAGTGAG GAACTTCTCTTCCGTGGGGCATTAATGCCTCTCTTTGGCGTTAGCTGGATGAGTATCTTCGCGGTTGCAGCACTATTCGGTGTCCTGCACCTCGGAAGTGGCAGGAAATATTCATTTGCAGTCTG GGCAACTTTTGTTGGGGTTGTGTATGGTTACACGACAAGTTTTTCGTCAAGTATCGTTGTGCCTATGGCTTCTCATGCGCTGAACAACTTGGTCGGAGGCATTAGCTGGCGTCTCTCTTCAGACGCAGATTAG